The genomic region AGTTGGGTGGTGAGCATGCATTCTGGTCCTTCACGGTGGTTCCTTGATGTTGGGCATTTTGTTCTTGCTTCCTTAACGTAACGTGGAGTGTAAGCATTTATAGTCCAAAACACATCCGTACAGTAGAGTTCGTAACACATGGCACCGTGCAACAGAGTTGACTGACGCATATATATACATATGGTCTTTTATtaataaaaaagaaaagaaaagatacaTTATTACAGCTTAGTCGTCCGGAACTGATCAGGACTAGTAATTAGAGAACAATAGTAAGTGAACACACGGGAAATCAAAGGACCAATATATTGACGATGAGGATAGTACGCACAAATATTAATTATTCTCAGGATCGGAGGGACTGGTGTCACGGCCTCTCGCTcattaaatttatttatttacttaTATTAATTGTGTATGTCTGAGTCTGCATCGACTGAACGCCACTCACGCTGTGGTGGTTGCCAGTGGCCTCATCATATATGCCCGTGGCCATGCGTCTTCTCCACGGATGTGAGGAAGCTGCGCCATTGCTTGATCGCGTGATCGGCAGCCTGCATCCAAGATAAACCCGGAATGCATGGGACCTTAATGCATGAAATCAGATCCATAAACTTTGTTCCATTATATATAAAAAAAAAATGAAATATCAGATCCATAGTGCGTAGTATCTCCGTACAGCAAACACTGTACGATCGACATACATACCAGGTATATGTCATGCTGCCTCGCTCGGTTGATGTCCCCCCGTAGGACGGCGGTGAGGTCACGGGACTCATGGCCTTCTTCCTGGTGTGGTGACGGTTGGTTCGTGCGCGGCAATTCCTGGTCCAGCTTGCACCAGAGATCGAATCGCTTGTTTATCCCATCTAGAAGCTCGACGGCGCGCTTGCAAACAATTGATGTCCCCGCATCATGGGCAGATGCTTCCCTGGCCAAATGCCTATGGGCCTCCTGCACCATTGCGTTCATCGCTGGCGTGCGGAATTGGCCTGTTGCAACCATGTGAGCCCCTGGCAAGCCGCCTGTAGCTGTCGCGCGCTGCATCTGATTGCTCGACAGCCATGAGTGGATGCATCCAACACCCAAGCCCCGCTTCAGGATACCCACCATGGCGCTGATGTCCTCGTCGATGCCTCCCAGGTTAACGAAGTTCCTCGGGGCTTCTTTCCAGGATTCATCGGACTGCTTGAACTCTTTCCACTTCCTCTGCAGCAAGCTCGCTGCGATGGCCTGCAAGACCGGGTCATCTCCTCCTTCCTTCCCGTGGACGGCACTAGCAGCCTCCCCCTTCAGGACCAGGAATTCTTTCAGGACGCTTATAAGCAAGTCTAGCACCTTCAACCGGACCATCTGCTGCAGGACCATGGGGTAGGGTGGGCAGGGGTTTGCAGGAGGAGATGAGCTGTTGGCCACGTGAATTGGGAGCGACACCGAGCAAGTGTCAGTAGTGGTCGACTGCCTGCCAGGCGCTTCCCTGTACGTGACCCTGGCATTAATCCCATTCAAAATTGTATAGTAACCCCCCGACCAACTCCCGGTACGATAAGAAAAGTAGACAATGAAGTCCTTCACCTCCCCAGCATAGAGCGTGCCAACCAAGATGCCTCCGGAACTCCCCCGGAGTATGTAACCCCCAGGGTCGATCCTTGTTATCAGCAAACTATTTGACCAGATGTCAACGCAAGCGTCGACGGCTACTACGGTCTTGAACCCAGCTAAGCAGACGGCGAATGCCTCGATGATCTTGTCAAGGTTGTCGGTGACGATGGAGGAATAGATTCCATAGGATATATCAGCGATATAGTGAAGCGCCTTTGGGTCGTGAGCCTTGCCCAAACCGAAGGTGTGGACTGGGTACTTTCGGAGGAGGCCTCGGATAGGATCCGTGGGGGTGATACTCTCATCTCCCCATTTGGACTGGCCGTCTAGACCATCCGAAATGAGAACGATGAAGCCTGCACGCTTCTTATCCGCTCGGTCGTCCAGGAGCTGTAGTATTTCGTACATATAAGTTAAAAAGAATAAAAAGGTGAAATCCAAATTTAATCAATGTTTTTAAAAAAGAAAAGGAGTCCAACTCAGCTACAGTTGAAATAATAAGTGAAATTCGATGTAAAGACTGAATGCAGTACTTCATCCGATCACAGATGTAGGTCCATCTAGGTTTGTCCTGACTCAAACTTCTCTAATTTTGTCTGGTAGCATCCATAAAAAATATATTATATTCAATGATCGATAGGAGTTATATAACTTATAAATTGTAAAAGTAGTTTTCACAATGAATTTAGTAATGTCAAACTTGTATTGTCAATCTATGTAAAATTTTAGATGTGGATGGTCATGGCAAAAGCTAAATAGGTTTGGATGAGGACAAACCTAGATGaaactaatatatatatatatatatatatatatatatatatatataaagcttTTTCATTGACTAAGTATAAATATTTTAAGAATTTTTTATACCTCACTACAAATTCATGGAATAAACACTCATATTTTTGCTGCTTCATGGTACACTAAATTAATCTTTGCTTATATGATCATTGCATCATGTAATATAATTACTGCCTTTAGAGTTGATCTTTTATCTGACCTCTATATATGGCACTATACCATCATCTGATCATGTTATTATTACCACTACAGTTGGCACTAGTTGACCACTACCATCACATCTTACTGTATAATTACAGTACCAATAAAGTAAAAACTACTTAACTACTTCATATTCATTATTTATTTATGGAATTACTTTATTTATAGTTAGGATCCTACTTAGCCACATCATATATCACCATTTCATTTATTCTTACAACGATTAGAGATGATCCTAGGCAACGTTGGTGTCTAGAGTCGAATTTATACTTTGCACCTCTCTGATCACCATTAACACTTGGCAAGCATAGATAATCTTATTAACTGCAATAATCTGTCTAGAGTAGAATTTATACTTTGCACCTCGCTGATCACCATTAACACTTAGCTAGAATAGATAATCTTATTAACTGCAACAATCTATTAAAATGTATTGATTGTTTTTAATTAAAGGAGATCAAATAGAAAACATGGATATGGATTTAACTAAATGAGATTTTTTTTTGAGAAACAGAAAGTAAGTTAAATGAAAAAGGGATAGTTTGCCCAGCAGTTTGCAAGGGCGTCTTGCTAGTTAACACTTTCACATTAAAGTACAGACAGGGTGCTATGTGCTGCAATGCGTATGTGGACGTCTTGGTCGGTTAGGCCCTAAATGATTTTGGAATGCAGGATGTTACAATTGTATTCCATCAAATACTGTATTGTCTTTTTGTATTTACCGTAAGCTCCACCAATGTTTGAGGAGAGGTAGTTTATGAACTAGTATTTAATTCTTATGCGCAAGCCTAAAAAATTCATATTGGGAATCAAATGGAGTAGCTAAGTTCACCACATACCTTCACAGCATGCTCCAAGCTCGGTTTAAAAGCAGTGTCACCCATAGCCACAAGCCCATCCACCTTTTTTTCGATAGCCATCCGACCACTGCCAGATATTTCTAAAATGCCAGTGGTATTCTCTTTGATGACCTTGTCGTTGAATGCTACAATGGCAAGGCGGTCGTCATCACCAAGCTGCCTTATTATGAACTTCATGGCATTTTTCAGCAGATCCAACCTTGATGGGATCTCTGTTTGTGATGCCGCTGGCCAGCTCATGCTTTGGTTAATATTGATAAGCGTGACTAGGTCAATGGGGGCATGGTTCTTCATAGATGAGGGTGCTTCAACACGCACCACTGCTTTCCCATTTAATGTAAATGTGTGTGCGCTGTCTATCAGAAGTATATGGGGGTTTGTGGCAATGCTTACTCTGACTTTCTCTAGGGTCATCTTGACCTGCATTCGCATTTTAGAATTAGAGAAGCATCTGCACTTCACTACCACTATCTTCTGTGAAGTAAACAAGTGATGTGTGCAACCAAATATTTTAACAATAGCATACATATATAATTTTTGAGCAATAACTATATATAAGGGAGGATCTGATTACAACTtattaaataaatatatatataaggaACAAGGGAGTTTATATGCTAGCAtaaaagaaagaatgagaaaatttTACTAACAGACTCTAGCCACATGGAAAAAATGCTGCTTCAAATCTCCCATCACCATTTATTGGATGGACAAAGGTGATGTGTGTAGACGTACATTGAAAATACTTTCATAATGTTAAAATTTCAATCTATTTGAAAATGTAGCTCAACAGAATTTTGTGGCAAAATTTTTGTCTTGGAGACTGGCAAGGACCAAATACCTCACACTGTTGTCTACTAGTCCATGGACCCATGCTGTTGCATGGGCAATAAGAGATATAGGTGTTAGAAATTTGTGGACAAGTTCAAGGCTCATAACTAACTAACATTGCTTATCTTTGGCCTCTCTTATTTGCTCATAATCTAAGGCAATACTTATGCAAATACTTTCTTATTTTTATATGGATGTGATGGAGTTTAGTCTACCAGTTGCTATATACACCTTTACATTCCAATTCATAGTTGTTCCCTTAGAATTGCATGTCCATGCGTTTTTTTACATGTATTTAGTTAAATTCCCACCCAAGTGTTCATATTCTAACACAACAATCATATAGGTACTTTCTTATTTTTATCCAGATGAGATAAACTTTAGCTACTAATTAATTTATATACCTTTTCATCCATGTTCATGTTCTTCGCCTTTTCATCACTCCTTTATTTATGTTTGACATGTGTTTAGTTAAATTATTATTAGATTCAGCTATGTATTTGGCATGGAAATCTATATGCTCATCGCTTCTTGCGTATATGTAAACATGGTCTGTATGGTAAAACGCACATCATGTATGTACCTCTTAAATAATTCTTTTTCTGTATTAACAGTGGAAAGAAGTGAGTAATTTAGAAGCATATACAAAGTACTTTGTGATATTTTTTTTGTCTTGACAGACATAGGCCATTTGGATCGGATTTTACATGTTAGTTTATTTAGGTTATTTTTAAAACCTGTGAAGCTGGATAATTTAGATGCAAATTTAGGGGGTAATTTCAGTGAAGATTAGTGGTTTACTTTAGGTTAATTCTAATAATGGCAGTAGCGAGTAATTTAGAAAAAACTTTACGAGGTTACTTTAGACTATGTTTATAATGACAGCGGTGgatatattttttttaaaaaaaatagaatAGATGCAATAACTAGTATTACCATCAGGTTATTAGATCCATGCCATTACAACTTTGACAGCTTGGAAAACTACCATTACAATTCATCTATTTTGAAACATGCCATTACAATTCATCGTCTACGGGAGTTCTGCCACTTTATACGCTAGGTAAGTGCTCAGGCCCACCGACAGGGATACGTACGTGTGTATGGACATCTATGCCCTCCtacctctctctttctctccagACCGCATCGGCGACCCTGCTTTCTCGTCCCCATCTCCGACCGCCGCCTGCCCCTGGCCTCCAGCTGCTGCTGCCGTCCCAACCGCCCGCCGCCACCAAAGCCCATTTGTGCTCGCCGCGCACGCCCAACCGCGCTTGCCATGGCCGTCGAGCCCCAGCGCCGATGTGCGTCACCCCCGTGGCCAAGCtccggcgtggccccgcttcccccccccccccccccccccccccccctcgaacTCCGACGGGCCCCGCCACCCCGCCCTCGTTGTCGAGCTCTGGCGGGGCCCTGTGACCCCGCCCCTCCCGTCGAGCTCCGGCGGCCCCCGCGACCCCGCCCCCTCCGTCGAGCTCCGCGACACCGCCCCTGCCGTCGAGCTCCTGCGCTGCCGCGTGTCCTGGCTCCATCGCCGAGCTCCGCGGTGGGAGCGCGTCCTCGCCCCGCCATCGAGCTCCGCCGCGTCGTCGCTGCCCCTTCTCACCTGCTCGTCGCGGCGCCACAAAGCCACGCCCCCTGCCCCTCCTCGCCTGCTCGTCGCGGCGCCTGGCAACGTCGCTGCTCGTTGCCGCACCCACCGCCGCGAGTAGGACAACAAGATGGGATGGCGTCGTCTCTGCTCAGCTGCTCGTCGCAGCGGCCGTCGCTGCTCGTTGCTGTAGCGGTGCACCCACCGCCGCGAGCTGGGACAACGAGGCAGGTTCTCCATCCCTGCGAGCTATGGCCTGAGGAAGTGGCTTGAGGCGGCTGCCATTGCCATGGGAGATGGATCAGGGAGGAAAGAGAGCAAAGAGATGACATGTGGGGTCATTGAGCCAGTGTGATGGAGAGGAAGAGAAGAACCAGGGGTATTTGTGTCCATACGAAAATACAATGCCCTATAAGTGGGTCCAAATGTATTGGATGCGTACAGCGTGGCATATTTCGAGTAGAAGAAGAATTGTAATGGTATGGTTCTAAATAGGTAAATAGTAGTGGTAGTTCTCCAAATCTTAATATTTGTAATGGCATGAATCCAATTAACCCCATCATTCATTCATTATTGGTTACAGTCTAAGAACTGATGCCTGggtgttttttttaatttttttttgaGAAACTCTTATCGTATCTCATTGAGGATTAATGTGAAGTTCAAAGGAAGTCCAATTAATAATACTCCCTCCGGTCTGATTTATAAGGCGTAGTCAAATATGGCATGGTAACCCAAATTACAAGTTGACCACTCATTTATCctatattatattttttattatcATAAAATTAGGATCATTGGACCATATCAAGTTCGTATCACAATAGTTAAAAATTGTTCACCAAATTATTGGTCAAAGAATGTGAAGTTTGAATCTTGTTTTGCGTGTTCGCCTTTTAAACCGGACTGGAGGGCGGAGTAGTAACGAAAGTAACTAATTGATTACATACTATATAAACAACGAGTAGTGCTAGCTGTATTGGCTGCCAGTTTCAGCATACAAATGAAAAAGGTATACTTTACCAAAAAAAAAGTAATTTTTTTTCAGAAAGTCTGAATTGTTTGTTAGGTCTGATTAGCTAAAAAACCACAGCAATTTCTGCATCAAATTAAAGATTAGGGAACAGGGAAGAACAAGATTCTAACAGTTCTACAAAATGGAACCCCTATAGAGACAATGTAGTACTATCTTTAGTCCAAAATAGATTTTGTCATACCAGAATGTCTGCAACCGAAGTTTTAAAAATTTAGTCATGATGATTAAAAATTTAACCACTATTGTCCATCAAAAAGTACTTTTGTTGTATGAGAATGGGCTGGAAATTTCAACATTAAAAGTATAATAATAATTTTATTGCCTTTTAATACATTTAAAAGATTGTAATGGAACCGGCAGATATAATAACTATACTTTCATTGTGGAAGAAATGGGAGACGTCTGGAGTAGAGGTGGAAAATGGGTAGCAGTAATCCAAAGTATCCAGTAATACATGTATCCGCATTACTTTGTAATAGATAATAAAATGGATATATCTAAATTAATTTTTAATTGGTTCAGTATCTAATTTCGGATCCATATTTGTTATAAacgtggatatatatatatatatatatatatatatatatatatatatatatatatatatatatatatatatatatatatatatatatatatatataacagacTTCATTGTGAAGAATAACAGACTATTCATGCACTATAAATGTATCATTTTTAATAATTTTGAAACTATCTAAAAACAACTTGCATTCAACTTAAAAGTTTAAACTATTTAATGACGAATGATATTGATTTTAGTAGGACCaataatatataaatattaaTTTAACATGTCTAATTATATTAATTTTGGTATTACTAATGATGTTAATTTTAATTAATATGTCTAATGATATATAATTTTACCGTCAAATGGTCCCTATTTAAATTTTGAAAGTTGAAAACATTTAAAAGTTGTATATATGACAATGATAACAATTTATGTAGGCCAGTTCCACGTGACGAGCTGGTTGTAATCTGTATATATAGTTGTAGGTCTGGTTGTCTAAGTTGTGTACAGATATATAGTTTAAGTGAAGTGTGCGTGTGTGTGGTGTCGATGTGTATGTATATGAGATgcgtaaaaaaaaaaaaaaaacttccTCCGTCGCTGCACGCAAGGAATCAAGTGCTGAAGTAAAAGCATGCGTAAAGTCTAAGCAAGGACCAATTTTGACTTTGGCATCTCCTTGGTAGCCTAGTCTTAGAAAATGTGCGTCCTCTAGAGTGAGTACGGGATTTCCATGCGTGATATGTAAATACGGGCGTGGTGTACCACTAGTGGATCGGAGGGGCCAAAGGAACAGAATGAACCAGCGTCGTCTGTGACTCACGTCGTGCTATATATGAATACTCGGTCATGCGTGATCTTACTCTTATCCTATAACAACCGTTCGATCTACACGTCGTGCTATATGAGTCCTCCGTTATCCTGATCTTACATATAAGATGCATAAGTGTCCTCATAAACCAAGACTTAATCTCACGTAAGGGTTAGTACGTCTCTGCTCTTAAAACGGCTTGGCAGGAATCGTCTGGTTAAAAAATCGACCTTTTTCTATAGccttttttttataaaaaaaaaatCCTATACACCACGTTACCATCCACTGAGAAAATGCTATAACAAATTGAGTTTGTTGTTTTACAGTACCTCATGTGAATGAGTTAATAAATATATAATCAATTTATGGTAATTGACTACAAAAGGGTCAATTTCAAAGCTAATTGTAGTATAGAACGTTTGTATGGTTCGCCACTATTTCCCGTACCTACTAGCTATACGTAAGTTAATATGTGTCACACAATATACAGTTCAATATCAAGAAAAATTCAAAAGCATGGTGATAACGCAACAAATGATATGTCCCGTTGCAACGCATAGACATATTTACTAGCTAGTATTAGAAAAGGATGACTTTGTGAATGGATTTATTAATATTTATTTACGTGCGTCCCACCGTTTTACTGCCCCTTGCCTGGCGGTCCGCACCTGacagcttgttcgctgcggctttaATCCAGCTGCGGCTGCGTCTTCTACAGTATtttgtctctatggattgcagctgcagcagtccgAACGGCTTTAATccagccgcagcgaacaagccgTGAGAATTAAGATACAGTAGAAATCATGCGGTGGTGACCCCAACCCGCTCTTCCTAACTCGTATGAAtaaatataaaaaaatataagcatacggtacaaatgcatattataTAATTATGGATGTGGCGCATGCCCAATGGCTTATGAATTTAGAATTAAGGAAATCCATAAATCAATAATATGCATCTGCTTTCCAAATATGGCAGTTAACAGCGACAGGAGGAGATGATCCGCCTACCTTGATTGGCTCAAGAAGACTGAAAATCGACGGAGGGAACCAAGGGTCTTTGGATCTTATCTGAAGCACAGCTCTGGTGGAGTTTCTTGTTTTGAGGACCTGGAGTTTGATGCGGTAGTATCGGGTAGTGAGGAGGAAGCAAGAAGTAACATAACAATTAGATCGACAAGTTAAGCAGTGAAGGAGTTTGTCCCTTGCATCGGCCTTATATATGTGCAACCCGAAGCACTAGAACATCTGTAAAAACCAAAGAATCTAGATCAGGATGCTTGAGTCTCTCGGGCAAGCAAAGGTGGGAAGCATAAACCAGTTGAGACTCAATGAAGAAAGGCATATTCTCAGGTGAGCGTGAAGGAAAGCACATACTTAAAAAAAAAACTCGATCTGCGCTGTATTTCGACTTAAGAAGAAGATCTTCTCATGCAGATCGAGAAAAACCTCtaacccctgccccacccatataCAGCGGCACCGTAGCTCCATGAGATGAGCTGTCCACAGACCTGTGCTTTGGACGTGGGGCAAACGAGGGAGTTTTTTACCTTGCCCGGGACATTCCCTGAAAAACAACGCGCGTGGGTATGCCACATCTGGGGCCCAAACCTACCGCAAGGGTGCTACTGAAAGTGCTAGACCACCCGGTCTAGCGTCCGTTCGCATACTTTTTTTAAATAAAGGAATAAGCATCTGACTTCATCTAGAGATGAAAACGAACGTGGAAAAAATCCCGTCCCGACCCTCCCATTTTCTACTTTTGTCCTGCCCGTTTTCACATTTGTAGGATCCCATTTTCGTATTTACGGAAACTCGAGAGGAGATTTCAATAAGCACAGTGACAAAATTGTAAGATCCACTCCTTGTTTTCCTTCTTACCATTGTGATAGCGCCCCGTGACGTAACCAGTGCATTCCCCCTGGACTATACCTGCAGAAAAGTCTTCGGTGGCAATTATCAAACACCATTTCGTTTCTTGAAAGTCATATTGTCCAATAAATGGCAGCACCTCCTATTATTAGCAAGGTATTGTTTGATTTGGCCCCTGTTTGTACCATCTATGAAAAAGAATAAGAATGTTTGTTGGGAGGTCCTAGACCTAGAACCAAATAAACAGCTCGCCAAAAGAATTTAGCGTAGgcacaatcaaagaagaggtgtcTAGTTGTTTCATCTCTACAACAAAACACACGCGATTTACCGCTCCAATTCCTTCTTGCTAAGTTATCTTTGGTTGATATCACCCCCTCGACCACAAAAAAAAATTCCAGTGGTATTTTGAAACCCCAAATTTTCTGTGAGACGATGGTGCGGGTATTGACAAGGTACTTATACATGAATTACTATAAAGGAAGCATTATTTTTCAAAAGCCAAAAAAAGTATCCCTTTCATCTTGTAAATTAATGTTCACAATTCTTGCTATGATATCGTTCCATTCTGAAAGTTTATTGCTATTAATGCCCGTCTGAAGGAAACATTAAGAGAAACAGTATTAAGTATTGAAGCCACTATAGCTTGTTTTCATGGAACAATATTATAAAGAATTGGGTATTGTGCTATTAGAGAATGTCTCCCTAACTAGATATCCTTCTATAACCTGAATTGAGAACCATCAGCCAAGCTTAAATTTTCCTAGCTTTATGAATTTGTCCTTTACCCCCCATTAAACTCATCTATAAATGAGAATCACCACTAGTACAGGACTGGGCTTTATTCCTGGTTGGGAAACCCCCTTTAGTCCCAGTTGCGACAACCGGGACTAAAAGTGGACCTTTAGTCTCGGTTTCTGTTACCACTCGGGACTAACTAGCAGCCCAAGCCATGTCTCGGGGAAGATATGTTTAGTTGGTTGGTATTTCCAACCGGTACTAAAGGTGTCTTTTTTtatcttcttttcttttttttttatgGTTTTTTTCATTCAGTTACTTTTGATTTCAATTTATTTATTTGTATAAAAATTCTATGCTGCTAATATACGTTCGTTTGAGCTTTTGACATAAATAGCACACTGAAATTATGTATGAAACTATATACATACAAAACAGAGGATGCTTAATTAATTAATATACATCCATGCATGAGATAATAATAAGTATATATGAAACTATATGTTGGGGGCCTGcgttgccgaaggtcctcaaaacattttgtttttgcaTAGTTAAATGTATTTCAGGTGTGTATTGAAAGCCAATCGAAGCTGGCCGAAGCAGGCCTTCGGCTGTTTCAGGTGCACAGTACAGGCTAGAGCGAAGCTTGACTTCGGACGAAGCAAAGCGAACAAAAGCTTCATCGGTCAGCACAAGCGACGAAGGCATAGGCCGAGGTAGCCAGCCTCGGCGTATGGGAGGACCTTCGAGCGCAAGCTGACGAAGATGAAGAAGTCCAAGACTTGTGCTCCAAGAAAGAAAGGGAAAAGACTGCAATGCCCCCATACCATGTGTAAATCATGTATGTAAATCTTAggtgcatgtatgtaattttgtacgaAGCTGTCCAActttcctataaatagatgaacaatgcccCACATAAGCGGgggctctctttctctctccctagGTGCAACAGCTTCGTGTTGCTTAGCCTACGAAATACCTTCGCGCTATCTTGTGCCAAGAAGCCGAAGGTATGATTGTAAAACTTATTCTTGCATGAGAAAAAAAAGAATGAACTGCTAAGGCACATAAGATGAGTTCGACATCTTGTTTTCATATCGTTTTTCTATTATCTCATGCTTTGTCTTAACTCTCTTTTATATCCTTCGTCCTGGAGTTAACACTCCGAAGGATGGTTAATTCTAGGACGAAGGTTCATGTTACTTAactatgtgttgccttgtttttgtagCCATGTAGCAATCGAAAACAAGtactcaacattggcgcccacatcCGGTGATTCCACGACCACAACAAGGAGCATGACGAACTGCTAAGCTTCGTCACTGGGTTTGAAGAAGCTTGTACTCCCTATCACTGGGGGCTCGAGCTTCGAACCtagtaacaagaaacaaaagaaagaGGCCCAAAGAAGGGTCCAGCATGTAGGTGTCCAAGGACCCTACATTAGGACCAAGTGGTCCCATATCTTCATCTCAAGGACTATCCACATagagatgccatggttatctcttgtgttataaaGGGCTTTGTCgtgcacaatgttctggttgacactggcagcgcag from Zea mays cultivar B73 chromosome 6, Zm-B73-REFERENCE-NAM-5.0, whole genome shotgun sequence harbors:
- the LOC100275688 gene encoding uncharacterized protein isoform X1, which codes for MVLQQMVRLKVLDLLISVLKEFLVLKGEAASAVHGKEGGDDPVLQAIAASLLQRKWKEFKQSDESWKEAPRNFVNLGGIDEDISAMVGILKRGLGVGCIHSWLSSNQMQRATATGGLPGAHMVATGQFRTPAMNAMVQEAHRHLAREASAHDAGTSIVCKRAVELLDGINKRFDLWCKLDQELPRTNQPSPHQEEGHESRDLTAVLRGDINRARQHDIYLAADHAIKQWRSFLTSVEKTHGHGHI
- the LOC100275688 gene encoding uncharacterized protein LOC100275688; the protein is MTLEKVRVSIATNPHILLIDSAHTFTLNGKAVVRVEAPSSMKNHAPIDLVTLININQSMSWPAASQTEIPSRLDLLKNAMKFIIRQLGDDDRLAIVAFNDKVIKENTTGILEISGSGRMAIEKKVDGLVAMGDTAFKPSLEHAVKLLDDRADKKRAGFIVLISDGLDGQSKWGDESITPTDPIRGLLRKYPVHTFGLGKAHDPKALHYIADISYGIYSSIVTDNLDKIIEAFAVCLAGFKTVVAVDACVDIWSNSLLITRIDPGGYILRGSSGGILVGTLYAGEVKDFIVYFSYRTGSWSGGYYTILNGINARVTYREAPGRQSTTTDTCSVSLPIHVANSSSPPANPCPPYPMVLQQMVRLKVLDLLISVLKEFLVLKGEAASAVHGKEGGDDPVLQAIAASLLQRKWKEFKQSDESWKEAPRNFVNLGGIDEDISAMVGILKRGLGVGCIHSWLSSNQMQRATATGGLPGAHMVATGQFRTPAMNAMVQEAHRHLAREASAHDAGTSIVCKRAVELLDGINKRFDLWCKLDQELPRTNQPSPHQEEGHESRDLTAVLRGDINRARQHDIYLAADHAIKQWRSFLTSVEKTHGHGHI